ATATTCGCCATTAGCCTCAGCAAACGAAGTAAAAAAAAGTGTGGCGGCAACATCATTAAAGCCAATTAAAAAATCAACTTTTTCAGTTTGACTTCCTTTTTCAGCTTCAGGAAATGATTTTTTAACGCGGCTAAGGAAATCAACTAGCTCAGCAAAATTATTTAGTTTTGAAAAACTAAATGTATAACCATCAAAACCATTTTCGTTAAATGAAATGCTTTTATAGCCCCCTCAAATTCTTTTAATATATTCAAGATCAGTTTTTTGTAAATCAAGATTCTCAACTATTTTCTGGTCTGATGCTAAAATTTTAAAATTTGGACTTGATTTTTTCGCTGATTCTAAAATATAGGATAATACAGGTTTGTCAACTAAAAGGACTTTTGATGTTTTAAGAATTGGCAAAAAAGGAATTCTATCAGGGCTAATTCCGGGTAAATTTTTGGTTTCACTAAGAAATTTTTCATCATATTCGGATTTAATTTTTTCTTCTAGTTCTTTTTGTGTGTTTAAATCTAAAAGCATTCCAAATTTATTTAAAGTGGCGGCGAGAGCGGGATAATTTAGCGTCAAATTAGGTAATTTTTTGTTTTCTTTTGCTTGGATATAGGAAGCTAATGCATTTTGGTCATTCTGATAATTTGTATATGAATTGTCTAATTTTGCAGGCAAAAAACCAGGTTTTTTATTTTTAACTTCAGTTTTTTCATTTCATTTTTGAAGCACTTTGCTTAGCGCTTTAGTTCTTGGATCATTTTCATAAAAAATCACACGAAAATCAATCATATCATCGATTTCAGTATTAAACCGAAGCGGATTTTCAGTTTGTGGCTTATAAATTTTAGATTTAAAAATATTGTATTCAGATTTTGTATTGCAAGCAGCTGCTAAAAAAGCAACAGGAAAAGTTGGGCTTAAAATTAATGCAGATTTTCAGAATTTGGACTTAAATTTTCGTATTTTATTCATTTTTTAAAAGTAATATTTATTTCTAAATTAATTTTAAATAGTTTGTTAATATTTTTTATATCCGTTATTTTTCCTACAATTTTTCCCCCACGGTATTTTTTAAAAAAAGCACAACACAAAAATTATTAAAATTACCTTGGCCAATATTTGTAAAACTCTGACCAAATAAGCACAAATAATTTTAGGTTGTGATTAACATTTGCCCTTATTATACATTTTTTTAAAAATTTAGCAAAAAAATTTAGTTTTTTTTTTTTTTTTTTTAGCTTTATCAAATTCAACTTTTAAATTCAAATTAAACAAATATATTAATAAAATATATTATAATATTTGAAATAAAAATTGTATTTACAAAGGAAATTTTCAATGTCCGATACAAAAATCCCAAATTTATTAGAAATCTACAAACAAAAAATTGAGGAAATTTCATCAAAAGAGCTAAATTTAGACCAAAAAAAATTAGCCTATGAAATTCTTGAAAAATTCCCGGATAATAAACTTGAATATGTCTATCAATTTGTCGTTCAACGAATTAAAACCGGATTTCGCTTTGATGCAGCCCCCGAAAGTGATACAAATACTGTTGCTATTTTAGAAAAAGATGAAAATCTTAGTTTTGAATTCAATGAAAATAATTCAAATCAAAATACCTTAATTATCGGTGAGAATTATGATGGACTAAAAAATTTATTAGTAATCGAGAGAGGGAGAGAGAGGGAGAGAGAGAGGGGGGCGGCTTTGATATAATCTATATCGATCCGCCTTATAATACCGAGGCAAGTAAAAATGATGGGAATTCAATTGCTAATGAAAAAGAAGATATAAAAGCAAGTAAATTTATCTATCGTGATAAATTTTCGCGTAATGGTTGACTAAATTTAATGAATGAACGACTAAGGCTAGCAAAGGATCTTCTAAAAGATGATGGAATAATTTTTGTTTCAATTGATGATGCCGAACAAGCGTATTTAAAAGTTTTAATGGATGAAATTTTCGGGGAAGAAAATTTTGTTGCTAATTTAGTTTGAATGAATGCTTGAGGTAGTAAACAAGATGCAAAATACTTTTCACAAAATCATGAATATATTTTAGTTTATGCAAAAAATATTAAAAAACTGAAGATTAAAAAAATAAACATTGCAGAAAATTCAGATCAGTGAAAATGAAATGACAAAATTCAAAAATGAGAGAAAAAATTAGCAATCCTTCAAAAAGGAAGTAATGAAGAAACAATTTTTGATCGAAAGAAAATGGCATACATTATTTGATGAAATGAAAAATTAAATTTATTCAAAACAGATAATAATATTGACTTTAATTTAATTACTGAAGACTTAACAACTGATACAATAATTTATGATTATTCTACAAGTGAACGACAATTATTAATTTCACAAGGCTATGTTCCTATAATTCCAAAAACAGTTAGAAAAAATAAATATGGTAGATGAACAGTTTCTGAACAAACTTTTTTAGAAAAAGTTAAAAATAATGAGGTTAAAGTTCAGAAAATTAAAGATTCATATCAAATTTTTAGATATGATGTTCAAGATAAAATACCAAATTCAAAAGAACAAAATCCTAGAAGTGTAATTTTTAATTCTACATTAAATAAATTACTAGAAAACAAAGACAATAATAAACAAATACAAAGGGTTTCTACAAGTGATGGAAGTTCGATGCTTCGATCTATTTTTAATTTTGACTCTTTCTTTGATTTTCCAAAACCAGTTAATCTTATCAAATACATAATTGACTTATTTCCTTCTAAAAACACAAGAGTCCTCGATTTCTTTGCTGGTTCAGGCACAACCGGACAAGCAGTGTTAGAACTGAATAAAGAAGATGGCGGAAATCGTTCTTTTGTCTTAGTAACTAATAATGAAAATAATATTGGTCAAAACGTGACATATGAAAGACTTTATAGAATTAATAAAGGACAAGGCACAAAAGGTCAAAAAGACTTTGAATGAATCAAGAAAAATGAAGCCTTTGATACAAATTTAAATGTATTTTGATCTAAAACTTACAATACCTCTTTGTTAAATAACGATATAACAAATCAAGAATTAAAAGATAAATTTAAAAAACTATTAAAAGAATTTGGAATCCATAAAAATAAATCAAAAGTTAAAGATTCTGTATTAAAAACTCTTTCTTCTTTAAGACCATATAAAGAAGAAAATTAAAAAAAATAATTTATTTGCTACAATCTTTATAAATTATTTATAAGGAGAAAAAATGAACAAAAAAAAAGAACTTTTGAAAGATCATTTAAAGGAGTTAGAACAAATTTCTAAATCATCTTTAAATGAAAATCAAAAAGAATTAATTAAATTAAACTTAGAAATTTTAAAAAATAATGACAAAATTTCTATAGATGACTTTGAACAAATTTGAAGATTTTTAAAACAAAGAGTAGCAACTGGTTTTGTTTTTGATGAAGCTCCAGAAATTAATAATCAAAGCATCGCAATACTTGAAAAAGATGAAAAATTATCTTTTTCTTCTTCAAAAATGAAGGATAATTTACAAAATTCTTTAATCATTGGAGAAAATTATGATGTTTTAAAGAACCTTATAGGAGTAGAGAGAGAGAGAGAGAGAGAGAGGATTCTAACTTCGATTTAATCTACATTGACCCTCCTTATAATACACAAAAGACATCAGATGATGGAAATAATTTAACTGATGATGAAATAACTGCTGATAAATTTATATATCGGGATAAATTTTCAAGAACTGGTTGACTAAATTTATTAAATGAAAGATTAAAATTAGCAAGACAACTTTTAAAAGAAGATGGAGTTATATTTGTTTCAATAGATGACAATGAACAAGCTTATTTAAAAGTTTTAATGGATGAAATTTTTGGGGAAGAAAATTTTGTTGCGAATATGGTTTGAAGGAAGTCAGCGCAAGGTACACATAAAGATGTTGAAGTTGATAATTTAAACACTGTAAATGAATACATAGTAACATATGCTAAAGATAAATCAAAATTTAAATTTGATTATGTAAAACATTCACAAGAAAAATTGGATGAAATATATAAATTTAGAGATAAAAATTTTGAAAAATATGGTGCATATAAATTGCAACCACTTGTTAATAGTTGAAACGGTGCCTGATACAGATCTGGACAAGATTATGAATTAGAAGCTCCTGATGGTACTAATTTTAAAATATGACAAAATATCGATAAGCCACAAAGTGCATCTTATTCTTGATCTAAACCTACCTTTGATAAAGCTAAAAATTTGGGTTTAATTGAATTCAAGAAAAATAAACAAGATTATTGAGTAGTTCATAAAAAAGAATATCAATATGCTAAATTTGATACAAAAGAAGGTGTTTTAAAAACTGTAGCAAGAGGTGTTCCTTTTACAAATATGATTGTTGCAAATCAAAATAACTTAGAGAGTGATATTTATACATCTGAAGGCGCTAGAGAGCTTCATTCAATTTTGAATAGTAAAGAATTTGACTATCCAAAACCAGTTAGATTAATAAAATATTTAATAAAAATGTTATCTAGCAAAAAAAACATTAGAGTCCTCGATTTCTTTGCCGGTTCAGGAACAACGGGACAAGCAGTTTTAGAACTTAACAAAGAAGATAACGGAACTAGAACATTTACATTAGTAACTAATAACGAAAATAATATTGGTCAAAACGTGACATATGAAAGACTTTATAGAATTAATAAAGGACAAGGCACAAAAGGTCAAAA
The sequence above is a segment of the Mesomycoplasma flocculare ATCC 27399 genome. Coding sequences within it:
- a CDS encoding DNA methyltransferase → MANEKEDIKASKFIYRDKFSRNGWLNLMNERLRLAKDLLKDDGIIFVSIDDAEQAYLKVLMDEIFGEENFVANLVWMNAWGSKQDAKYFSQNHEYILVYAKNIKKLKIKKINIAENSDQWKWNDKIQKWEKKLAILQKGSNEETIFDRKKMAYIIWWNEKLNLFKTDNNIDFNLITEDLTTDTIIYDYSTSERQLLISQGYVPIIPKTVRKNKYGRWTVSEQTFLEKVKNNEVKVQKIKDSYQIFRYDVQDKIPNSKEQNPRSVIFNSTLNKLLENKDNNKQIQRVSTSDGSSMLRSIFNFDSFFDFPKPVNLIKYIIDLFPSKNTRVLDFFAGSGTTGQAVLELNKEDGGNRSFVLVTNNENNIGQNVTYERLYRINKGQGTKGQKDFEWIKKNEAFDTNLNVFWSKTYNTSLLNNDITNQELKDKFKKLLKEFGIHKNKSKVKDSVLKTLSSLRPYKEEN
- a CDS encoding site-specific DNA-methyltransferase codes for the protein MYIDPPYNTQKTSDDGNNLTDDEITADKFIYRDKFSRTGWLNLLNERLKLARQLLKEDGVIFVSIDDNEQAYLKVLMDEIFGEENFVANMVWRKSAQGTHKDVEVDNLNTVNEYIVTYAKDKSKFKFDYVKHSQEKLDEIYKFRDKNFEKYGAYKLQPLVNSWNGAWYRSGQDYELEAPDGTNFKIWQNIDKPQSASYSWSKPTFDKAKNLGLIEFKKNKQDYWVVHKKEYQYAKFDTKEGVLKTVARGVPFTNMIVANQNNLESDIYTSEGARELHSILNSKEFDYPKPVRLIKYLIKMLSSKKNIRVLDFFAGSGTTGQAVLELNKEDNGTRTFTLVTNNENNIGQNVTYERLYRINKGQGTKGQKDFEWIKKNEAFNTSLNVFWSKTYNTSLLNNDITNQELKDKFKKLLKEFGIYKNKSKVNDSVLKTLSSLRSYKEENEEK